The following coding sequences are from one Megachile rotundata isolate GNS110a chromosome 13, iyMegRotu1, whole genome shotgun sequence window:
- the LOC100879886 gene encoding carboxypeptidase Q: MLSYVKLLIVTWLLRAQIASAQLVEVDVSTCQLPPKLAQEIDSYAPIVKNIINEATVGSFKNVTWNELAYFVDTFGPRVYGSDVLEKSIDYVLNKSIECGLENVHGEPVTIPHWVRGKESATLILPRRKDMAMLGVGSSVGTPPEGITAEAIVVNTFDELHRRKNEVRGKIVVFNQKFVSYLETSDYRINGASVASRYGAVAALINSVTPLSLYTPHTGEQFYHNNVTKIPVACITHEDAALLRRMSERGQTIKINLKMGAKNLPDTTSRNVVAELRGTRNPEKVVVVSGHIDSWDVGQGAMDDGGGAFISWEALKLLKHLNYRPKRTVRMIMWTAEEPGIIGANQYIKAHKAEEHNLQFVMESDLGTFMPLGMEYSGTDQVKCILGRILKLLSPMGEMRLRTPSLGPDIDSWVEAGVPGGSLWSSKNDEYFYYHHTNADTMLVEDPVALDRGTALFAAVAYVLADISVDLPRTK; this comes from the exons ATGTTATCCTACGTAAAACTTCTTATCGTCACGTGGCTCCTTCGAGCACAAATTGCGTCTGCACAACTTGTGGAAGTAGACGTTAGCACATGTCAACTGCCACCGAAATTGGCGCAGGAAATAGATTCGTATGCCCCGATcgtcaaaaatataataaacgagGCAACCGTAGGATCCTTCAAGAATGTCACCTGGAACGAATTAGCATACTTCGTTGACACGTTTGGACCGAGAGTATACGGCAGCGATGTGTTGGAAAAATCGATTgattatgtgttaaataaatcgATCGAATGTGGCTTGGAAAATGTACATGGGGAACCCGTTACTATACCTCATTGGGTTAG AGGAAAAGAGTCTGCTACACTTATACTACCAAGACGAAAAGATATGGCTATGTTGGGAGTAGGTTCCAGTGTTGGTACCCCACCTGAAGGCATCACTGCAGAGGCAATCGTTGTTAACACTTTCGATGAGCTGCACCGAAGAAAAAATGAA GTACGTGGAAAGATCGTTGTCTTCAATCAGAAATTTGTTTCGTACCTGGAAACCTCGGATTATCGAATTAACGGAGCATCGGTAGCATCGAGATATGGCGCCGTTGCTGCATTAATCAACTCAGTTACTCCGCTGTCGTTGTACACTCCACATACAGGCGAACAATTCTACCATAATAATGTTACCAAAATCCCAGTTGCTTGCATCACTCATGAAGATGCTGCTTTGTTGAGAAGAATGTCAGAAAGAg gtcaaactataaaaataaatttgaaaatgggagCGAAAAATTTGCCAGATACGACATCGCGAAATGTAGTAGCTGAACTAAGGGGCACCAGAAATCCAGAGAAAGTGGTTGTTGTATCCGGTCACATCGATAGTTGGGACGTTGGTCAAGGAGCAATGGACGATGGCGGTGGTGCTTTTATTTCGTGGGAAGCTCTGAAGCTCTTGAAACATCTTAATTACAGACCAAAGCGCACAGTAAG AATGATTATGTGGACCGCTGAAGAACCCGGAATCATTGGAGCTAATCAGTACATAAAAGCTCACAAAGCCGAGGAACACAACTTACAATTTGTAATGGAGTCGGATCTCGGTACCTTCATGCCCTTGGGAATGGAGTATTCCGGAACGGATCAAGTCAAGTGTATTTTAGGAAGAATTCTGAA ACTTTTATCTCCAATGGGAGAAATGAGACTACGCACACCCAGTTTGGGTCCTGACATCGATTCCTGGGTGGAAGCTGGAGTTCCAGGAGGTTCACTTTGGAGTTCGAAGAATGACGAATACTTCTATTATCACCATACTAACGCAGATACCATGTTGGTCGAGGATCCGGTAGCTCTTGACAGAGGAACAGCCTTGTTTGCTGCTGTGGCATACGTGCTTGCTGACATTAGTGTCGATCTTCCTCGAACCAAGTGA
- the LOC143265694 gene encoding uncharacterized protein LOC143265694 yields MANEDRDVFFSPQKSGNQQQGSNPFEVSNIDRVGIRVPPFWSSNPLLWFHQLESQFALNNITVDSTKYFYVTSFLDIKCLQEVEDIIQNPPATGKYEKIKEELIRRLSRSQEQRIQQLLEHEEIGDRTPSQFLRHLRNLAGDIKVPENFLRTIWMNRLPASMRTILATQMDASLEKMAELADKVNEITPIGKCAAVSTDTRFELLCEQMARLTQQVAELAKHSNSTHPGRSTFRGRKKWRNYGRSSSRGRNNSRSPSPSQPGVCWYHRRFGDRSTRCTIPCTYPQRQQQHQGNETDRP; encoded by the coding sequence ATGGCTAATGAAGATAGAGACGTTTTCTTCAGCCCGCAAAAGAGTGGAAATCAGCAGCAAGGATCAAACCCCTTTGAGGTGTCGAACATCGACCGTGTGGGTATACGTGTCCCACCTTTTTGGTCCAGTAACCCGCTGCTCTGGTTTCATCAATTGGAATCACAATTCGCACTCAACAACATAACTGTGGATTCCACAaagtacttttatgtcacgTCGTTCCTTGATATTAAGTGCTTGCAAGAAGTCGAGGATATTATACAAAATCCTCCTGCCACtggtaaatatgaaaaaatcaAGGAGGAGCTAATACGGAGGCTATCCAGATCGCAGGAGCAACGGATTCAGCAGCTCCTGGAACATGAAGAAATTGGCGATAGGACACCTTCGCAATTTTTACGCCATCTCCGCAACCTGGCTGGGGATATTAAAGTGCCGGAAAATTTCCTGAGGACGATCTGGATGAATCGACTGCCAGCATCAATGCGGACCATCCTCGCCACGCAGATGGATGCATCTCTCGAGAAGATGGCGGAATTGGCCGATAAGGTCAATGAAATCACGCCTATCGGGAAATGTGCTGCTGTGTCCACGGACACCCGATTCGAGCTATTGTGCGAGCAGATGGCGCGTTTAACACAGCAAGTTGCGGAGCTTGCGAAGCACAGCAATTCCACGCATCCAGGGAGATCCACTTTCCGCGGACGGAAAAAGTGGCGCAACTACGGCCGCAGCTCCAGCCGAGGCAGAAACAACAGCCGCAGCCCCAGCCCGTCGCAGCCAGGTGTATGCTGGTACCATCGCAGGTTCGGTGACAGGTCAACGAGGTGCACCATTCCCTGCACCTACCCGCAACGTCAACAGCAACACCAGGGAAACGAGACCGATCGACCTTAG
- the LOC105661946 gene encoding E3 ubiquitin-protein ligase RNF181-like gives MSDYFEEMGWTPLGDGEAPNHLIQMARLLRDFGMWDLLGQTTRLPPPASKLAIKNLQEVEIGPSDSKECPVCLKEFEAGIVAKRMPCKHIFHQECIIPWLEKTNSCPLCRYQLPTDDEEYEMYRQEKQRAIVREKDLETLHNSMFL, from the exons ATGTCGGACTATTTTGAGGAAATGGGATGGACACCGTTGGGAGATGGTGAAGCACCGAATCATTTAATACAAATGGCTAGATTGTTACGAGATTTTGGTATGTGGGATTTGTTGGGACAAACAACGAGGTTACCACCACCCGCGTCAAAATTGGCGATCAAAAATTTACAAGAAGTCGAGATTGGTCCGTCAGATTCGAAAGAGTGCCCTGTCTGTTTAAAAGAATTCGAAGCAGGAATAGTAGCAAAACGCATGCCGTGTAAACATATTTTTCATCAAGAATGTATAATACCGTGGTTAGAAAAG ACGAATTCGTGTCCACTCTGCAGATATCAGTTACCGACTGACGATGAGGAATACGAAATGTACAGACAGGAAAAACAACGCGCAATTGTCAGGGAAAAAGATCTGGAAACTTTACACAATTCAATGTTTCTatag